The Helianthus annuus cultivar XRQ/B chromosome 11, HanXRQr2.0-SUNRISE, whole genome shotgun sequence region ataaagaCAATAGATACATGTGTAAATTAATGCAGTCAAGGATTTAGACGAAATATGAGACAATTGAAAATAGCTTAAAACTACCCAAACTCTTTCTGTGCTGATATCTAAGTCCTAAATGAAGGATCTCAAGTGTTAACAGTTGGAAACTTAAGCTACAAATCATATTGAAGGGAACGGAGTCATAGAATACCTTGTATACCGGTCCAAAACCGCCCTCTCCAAGTTTGTTGGTGATTGAAAAGTTGTTGGTAGCTTTAAGTATTGTGGACAAGCCAAATAGTGGTAGCTCTAGATCTTCATCGACACTACTATTTACAAGTTCATGTCCGGACTTGTTTCCGGATGTCCCTGTGAAGGGGATAACCAcaaattttaaataatattattttagtaAAGCGCGATTCATAAGTAGAAAAGTATGGTGCTTCTTCATATAAAAACGATAAAACATTAATAGACAAATATTTAGTATTAAAAATTCATACCTTGTTGCTGGTGCTTCTTCCTATTGTTGGAAATTCTGATCAAGATTAACTTGATCATATGAACTTCCATGTGCAGCGGATACATGGTTTAGAGTTGTAGACATTGTTAATGCAGAAAAAAAATTATGGATCGAAAGAAAGGCTAACAGGGGGTGGACAATTTGTGTAATAGAAATTGTCTTGATGCCGACAACATTTGCCGGCAAATGACTTAAATACTGCAGGTTATGGCGGTTGTTATGGCGGGTAACTGCTATGCAGTTATTTGAAATCCGGTTTCCCGCTAAATACCCGCTTATTACATATACCTTACTTATCATATCTAATATGTCACTAATCGTTAATTACATAGTAAAAACAAATAAGCATAATTAAGTTTATATTTCTAACATAACCCCCTAAACTTGGTTATGCTTATGAGCTTGTTTGATCACACTTCGGTTTGCTTCTTCAACGGCCCATCTTGCTTGATTAAAGTCGAATTTCTTTCGTTTCTTCATTTGATTCCAGTTGTCGTCCCTCACACCTGCATAAAATGCTACTTGATTTGGTTCCATTTCTTCGTGCACATCAACAGCAGCACCCTGTCGGCCGCTTCCCAGGCTGTTTGTCTTCTTGAGATCCTCTCTTGAGACTTCATCCTCTTCACTTATAATCCTTTTATCATGCACTCTCTGCTGAACCTTCTTGAATTTGTAGTAATACTCGAGGGTGTCTAGGTACATAGCATAAACTATACGAATGAAATCACCATCTTTGTATTCAAATCCCATATCTTTAGCGATGATTGGCCATAAATTTTCTGTTGTTATTTCACGGTATCCTCCATCCTTATCAACCAACGTATACAGATCCATTAGATCTATCTTGTGATTGTCTTTGGTGTAAGGAGGGAACGGTCTATGAGTAATTCCCAAGTATTCCGTTAAAAACCATTTAACCATTTCTTCGAACTTCTTACTTAGTTCATATTTGTACTTGAAAACGTATTCGCGATCGTCTAACATACTTATCACAGCCTTACAATCATTAAATTCATGAAACTCCAATGATTTTAGGATCATTAGATTCCAATCGATCTCGGTTTCATCCGAAACATTGAGGGTTTCGAAATATGAATTCAAATAATCGTTTTTGAATTCATCATCTATCCCACACATGTTTTGCAACCTTTCTTTTTCCTTTATCCCCAACTCTTCCTCTTTTGTTAACCCCGATACTTCATTTTTTGTGTTCATCACCGGCCGGAGATGAGAACATTGGGAATATTTTGCAAGAATCACCGGTTCTCCGGACGGTAAAACCTTGTAACGTTAATTGTTCTAAACTTAGAACATTCCGGTTTATGTCCGGTGAATAGAAAACGCTTGGAACATTTAGTGTTTCATTTCCCATTTTTACTTCGGCTATCCCCACTCCTCGGATGAATAGGAAATTATTCATTCCGGATCGAGTTTCTACCCCCATGATGTGTTTCACTCTTTTAAAGACATTTAGATTGTTCACAAAATGGTGACAAAACGTTGGATTCACATACCAGATATCGTTCCATTGCCCTCCGTCGGTACCCGTGACTATCATTTCTTCTCGGCAATGAACTTCTTCTCTTTGCGTTCTAATACCATTATTGATTGCTTGCCGTATAAGTTGAGATTCCTCATCGTTTTCTTTAGATTTACAAGTGTAAATCTGATGGCCGGGCAAGTGACAATAATAACACAGCCTTTCTCTTCGTGATCGTCGTTTTCGTTCATTCTTTTCATCTATGCAGTGTTGGCAAGGCATTTCGGTGTTGGTCGGTTTCATTTCTGCATCTTGTCTTttcgtggctctgataccactatgttggaaaTTCTGATCAAGATTAACTTGATCATATGAACTTCCATGTGCAGCGGATACATGGTTTAGAGTTGTAGAAATTGTTAATGCAGAAAAAAAATTATGGATCGAAAGAAAGGCTAACAGGGGGTGGACAATTTGTGTAATAGAAATTGTCTTGATGCCGACAACATTTGCCGGCAAATGACTTAAATACTGCAGGTTATGGCGGTTGTTATGGCGGGTAACTGCTATGCAGTTATTTGAAATCCGGTTTCCCGCTAAATACCCGCTTATTACATATACCTTACTTATCATATCTAATATGTCACTAATCGTTAATTACATAGTAAAAACAAATAAGCATAATTAAGTTTATATTTCTAACACCTATAACGACAAAATAAGCATATTATAACTAGTATAACCGAAACTACAAATGCCATGGGGATAATAACTCGTAGTCTTCTCCCTGCACTTGAGCTTCTACTGTTTTCTATTGAGTCTGTGTCGAAGAATAATGTCTTAATTAAGTAATTAATTAGTAATTAATATAAAACTATTTTGGAATTACCTAACTCAGATGCTGACAATCGTATATAAAGAGTGTCCCCATTTGTAGAGAACGATCTGATATCCATAAGGTCACCGAACCATAGCAAGCAACCACTTCCAGACCCAGATCTATTCGAATTTGTGTAAGCAGTACACGAACAATTGCTTTTACACATCTCCTCACATTCGACAAGGGTCATGGCCTGGTTATACCATGACCCCTGAGTGTCTGGTAACTTCAGATTTGTATATTTGTTGAACCCTTCCCCAGGGTCACAATTCAAAGGGATGGTATGTCGACACCCCTTTGACCATTCTGTATCTGTAACCTGATCAGGAGATGTGGGTTCAAAGCCCTTCAAACACATACAAACCGGAGAACTTTCAATGTTGCAGCTCCCAAATGGCCCACACACCTTATAATTATCACAGCGATCAATTTGTGGAGTCGTGTAAAGGCTCCATTCTTGTTGGTTATCACTCCATTTTAAGATCTCTAAATGACCATTCGATTGTAATACTATCCTAATCATAACTGAAGACGTGAGGATATATTGGTAGTAAATTTCTCTATGGTCAAGAACAAAGGTGAAGTTGTATAACGGGTTCAGTATCAAATTAGGAGTTCCAGAAAACCTCAGACCGTTCCATGGACCTCCCCTAAACATTATTTTTCCCCCTCTGGTTAAGATCATCTGAGGGTAACCTCTGGTATCAATCCAATTTGAAAACTCACCCGAAGCAGGATCATTTTCAGATTTCCATGAGGTGAAATTTCTTTCAATCCCCGTAACCAAATTCCTGCCCAGCTTCATTCCGGGAAGGAAAGTGTCTGTTATAAAGTCGAAACTTTGCCATATGGGATCTTCTTGATTAATGGCGCCACCATCATTGTAAATTATAAAGTTCCCTGTATCTAAAAGCTGACCAATCGGATTCCTCACTGGCGTGACTGACGAGTTCACCGATGACCATATGACGTCGCCCGTGGTGGCATTTCTGAGAATTAAAACTCCCTGATGGGTGAGAGTTAGCTCGCTGGAGGTGTCGCTGAGTGGTGTGTTTCGGTTGGCTACCCATACAACGGTTCCTTTTGATATTTTGTACCAGATTCCAACATAATGGTTTGTGGAGTTAGGGGGGCTAAAGAAACCAAGTTCGAAGGTTTCTTGTGGTGAAATGATTGTTTCGTTATATCTAACGATTTGGTTTGCGGATATGGTGTCTGCAGCAAAGCTGCAAGTTACTGATGTATAAAATATAAGGAAGCTAAAGATCAACTTGGTCTTGATCATCCTTCTTTCTTCCATTTGTTCAATAACGTATCACTAACACATTTACGATTTTGAAATATAACATTTTGATATTAAAACCAGGGTCCAGGAAATTAAATGCCTATTTGTGCAAGTGGCATCCGCATTTGATACCTGAAAGGTGGTCCTCTACATGTACGCCTATATCTTCTATTATTCTTGCTATCAATGCATCTTATTTTTTTGAAAGTTAGCCTTTATTCACACACCAACCAACAACAAAAGATGCAAACCAAATACACAGAAGAAAAAAGAAAGACAACCCAACCAAATACAAGCTAATTACATAAAATGAAATTGGACCCACTGCTCCCACTCGATATCCAGTTTGGATCTGTTTTTAATCCATAGGAAACCCGTGGTACGCAGATCATCCAGAATGCTACCAATGTTCACCCTCGCTGACTTAAACACGACCTCATTCCTATGCTTCCAAATGAGCCAACACCCGATCTTGACTACACATTGCACCAGCTTCTGTTTCACTTGCCCATTCCGTATGCAATTATGCATACCAAGAACATCATCTGTAGAGAACAGAAGTGCGGGAGATAGACCACACCATGCAGAAATATTCTGCCATACAGTCGATGATACAAAGCATGAGGAGAACAAATGATCAATTGACTCATCGACTTCGCAACACAACGGACAAACAGAGGATGAAATATTAATGCCACGCCTCACGAGAGCCATCCGAGTAGGAAGCCTATCCAGGGTCAATCTCCAACACAAGATATTTACCTTTTTTTGGCAGCCAAGAGCACCATCCAGCTTTGCATCCATCCTTCGTTGAAGCTGGTTGTGCCATTAGCCCCCTTAGTGATTTCACCAAGAACCCTTCATCTATATTAGGAACCCACTTCCATGTGATACTTCGTTGAAGTATCACACAGGCCTACCCCATTGATTAGATTTTGGCAGTTATAAAATTCATCCATTTCAACTTGAGTTTGCGGTTGACGGCTCCAATCCCAGACATAACTCCTAACACCCCCATTGTTGACCAACCTTTGACTAATTAAGCATTGTTTGGATTTTCTAAACCAAAAAGAGCTGGGAAAAGGTCCTTTAAACAAGAGTTGTTTATCCACGAGTCCAACCAAAAACAGATAGATTCACCGTTACCAACACTACCTTGAATTAAGCTCCTTATATGTATGTTTTGGATGCTTAGTTCACCTACCACTTTATTTATGTTTTGCCAATAACCTGACCTACCTGTTTTAAGAGGCATGAACTCCCACCTTCGTGGTGGTGATTGATGAAGAGCAAGTATCACCCTTCACCACAATCTCCTTTGCTCGGTCTTGTATCTCCATGCCCATTGGGTGAGAAGACTCCTATTAAAGTCCGAGAGGGATCCAAGACCCAAACTGCCTTCTTTAATAGAAGCCATAATGTCTTTTCATTTTATCCATGCCATTTTGTGAATTTCATTTCTGCCAACCCAAAAGAAGTTACGCCTGATTTTTTTCCAATTTATATATCACCTTCATTGGAGCACGGAATAAAGAGAAGTAATAGTTTGGAAGACTATCCAACGCCAACTTAATGACTGTGACCCTTCCCCCGGCTGAGAGACTGGAGGCCTTCCACTTAGATAATCGATTTTCAAGTGTTTCAATTACCGGAGCCCAATTAGTGTATTTATTCATATTGGCACCCACTTTGAAACCAAGATATGTAAATGGGAAGGAACCATATTGAGAAGCCATAATGTTCGCTACCCTTTGAACTACTTCCAAAGTAACCCCTTCGCCAAACAGACATGATTTCCTCCTATTCAATTTTAGAGAAGATACAATAGAAAAACATgttggtgcagtttttgtgtcTGATGCTATTGGAATAGATTAGATTTATTTTATGCtgattatgtaatagttagtgaaatgGTCAAATGAACGTGtactcgtttgaagtggtcaaacgaaagggttattcgtttgaccgtgtgtgtttgcaagacaaGGGAGTGTGGCTATAATACCAACCCTTAGTCATTTGCAACATGGAGAAGGTTTTAGACtttgggggagagatcaccacttggtcacTCCCcagatgtatactcctttggtatggTTCGGCTAGCTTGTAATCGGGCCGGTTTGTAATGTTATGCTACCGAATTTATACAAGAAAGTTGTTTTATCCGTCTCTAATCTTCACGTCTTGAACATAATCACACACTAATCACGGTTTCCGGTCCGATCCAtgaacctacaattggtatcagagccatggtaccCGACTTCGTGAATCTAACCACttgctaagtcacatgtgctctagatcagtgatttttgtggttttttgttTGAGGTGTAAAAGTGGGTAAACATGAAGAAAACCCAGATTTGGACCCGAATGTATGGGTCTGAGATGATACGGATCATACGAGAGGGTTGGGTTTTCTGTTTCACACCagaaaatcaagttttcatcatcatttgaaggtTTTTTGTCAGATCTGCAGAAGAATAGTTCGTTGTGTTCTTGAGGAGTGTGGTGGCTACTTTAGAGAAACTAGGGTTCTTCAGATCTGATCCAAAAGTGAACCACAGAGAACCCACTGGTGAAAAACCCCCCACGAAAAACCCCTGCTCCGAAGAACCCCTTTGCGAA contains the following coding sequences:
- the LOC110889931 gene encoding G-type lectin S-receptor-like serine/threonine-protein kinase At4g27290, with protein sequence MEERRMIKTKLIFSFLIFYTSVTCSFAADTISANQIVRYNETIISPQETFELGFFSPPNSTNHYVGIWYKISKGTVVWVANRNTPLSDTSSELTLTHQGVLILRNATTGDVIWSSVNSSVTPVRNPIGQLLDTGNFIIYNDGGAINQEDPIWQSFDFITDTFLPGMKLGRNLVTGIERNFTSWKSENDPASGEFSNWIDTRGYPQMILTRGGKIMFRGGPWNGLRFSGTPNLILNPLYNFTFVLDHREIYYQYILTSSVMIRIVLQSNGHLEILKWSDNQQEWSLYTTPQIDRCDNYKVCGPFGSCNIESSPVCMCLKGFEPTSPDQVTDTEWSKGCRHTIPLNCDPGEGFNKYTNLKLPDTQGSWYNQAMTLVECEEMCKSNCSCTAYTNSNRSGSGSGCLLWFGDLMDIRSFSTNGDTLYIRLSASELGTSGNKSGHELVNSSVDEDLELPLFGLSTILKATNNFSITNKLGEGGFGPVYKGVLEDGLEIAVKRLAKTSTQGVFEFKNEVISISKLQHRNLVKILGCCIEGAEKMLIYEYMPNKSLDSFIFDKTQSKLLDWPARYHIIIGIARGLLYLHQDSRFRIIHRDLKVSNILLDKDMTPKISDFGTARIFGGNQIEANTGRVVGTYGYMAPEYAGDGIFSIKSDVYSFGVLVLEIVCGEKNRGFNHKEHSNSLIGHAWEFYNEGRSMQLVAKCLGESINVFQVLRLIHVGLLCVQRYPEDRPTMTSVILMLGSESPLPSPKEPGFYVENSIPDITQSSSSYAASSKNELSITMLNGR